The DNA window GAAAAATTTATCGTACCGCATTCAAAATGAATGACACCTGCCCGGCCTGCCATTTGAGATTCGAACGCGAACAGGGTTATTTTCTCGGAGCAATGGGCGTCAGTTATTTGCTGGGCGTTCCGATTCTTTTCGCTATTCTCGCACTGTTGTCGGTCACACTTTTTCCAACGTGGCCGGAAT is part of the Cytophagia bacterium CHB2 genome and encodes:
- a CDS encoding DUF983 domain-containing protein, encoding MRDRPEIKISPSRWHAVLYGLCPRCLRGKIYRTAFKMNDTCPACHLRFEREQGYFLGAMGVSYLLGVPILFAILALLSVTLFPTWPE